A portion of the Acidobacteriaceae bacterium genome contains these proteins:
- the recG gene encoding ATP-dependent DNA helicase RecG: protein MLSGAFVAGFLNRSHYTQSVALEFSTPVKFLKRVGERVATGLAERGVHTVEDLLYHLPFRYEDRLHPKPLSSYRAGDMASLIGEVRATSMVNTRSAPIFELTIGLAPPRGDSDAAMHGLMQAPPVAVESVKCLWFHGQYLRERFHIGQQVALYGKLEPSRSGNVPNAPPGAIKYKMVQPTFEILPEAHVAGDDAEFTMLEMGRIVPVYESLGGKTPWGAKLTSRWLRRVVWGVFKDLAESNLQAEETLPRALLARLKFPSRMEALRALHFPPAGTDLAELQGARTPAHRRLIFEEFWYLELGLELKRRRMRSREGTAFVTDEKVREALKQVLPFKPTGAQKRVLGEIASDMRSPTPMRRLLQGDVGSGKTIVALEAALVAIENGYQVAMMAPTEILATQHYLAARKLLAEARSPSTGKPYNVTLLTGSLDLRGKKDARGRIFRGETDLAIGTHALVEEKVDFANLGLVIVDEQHRFGVQQRFNLMRKPGADGKASEPDVLVMTATPIPRTLALTMYGDLEVSVLDELPPGRTPITTRRLSGKRAGEAWEFVRKQVEQGRQAYIVYPVIEGERDDQAELDFAADSLAQQDAEEASKPAKKPRASKKQASLKSVPSKAAKRAPNKTKLRSATEAYDELSAGPLQGMKLGLLHGRMSADDKEVTMARFKRGELDVLVSTTVIEVGVDVPNATVMVIEHAERFGLAQLHQLRGRVGRGAAKSFCVLMTGEKITPEAEQRLDAMVRTQNGFELAEFDLAQRGPGEFFGTRQAGLPEFRVGDLVRDRELLEFAKSEAARFVEHPDAAMSKEEREAVWTRLKQQWQRRYGLVEA from the coding sequence ATGCTGTCCGGCGCATTCGTTGCGGGCTTCCTCAACCGCTCCCACTACACTCAATCCGTGGCTCTCGAGTTCTCCACGCCGGTCAAGTTTCTGAAGCGAGTGGGCGAACGTGTGGCTACGGGTCTGGCCGAGCGCGGCGTCCACACGGTCGAAGACCTGCTGTACCACCTTCCCTTCCGCTACGAAGACCGACTGCACCCCAAACCACTCTCCAGCTACCGCGCAGGCGATATGGCGTCGCTGATTGGCGAGGTGCGGGCGACGAGCATGGTGAACACGCGTTCGGCACCGATCTTCGAGTTGACGATAGGACTTGCGCCGCCGAGGGGCGACAGCGACGCGGCGATGCATGGCCTGATGCAGGCCCCGCCCGTGGCCGTGGAGAGCGTAAAGTGCCTGTGGTTTCACGGGCAGTATCTGCGCGAGCGCTTCCACATCGGCCAGCAGGTGGCGCTCTACGGAAAGCTTGAACCGTCACGCTCAGGCAACGTACCAAACGCTCCACCGGGGGCGATCAAGTACAAGATGGTGCAGCCGACGTTCGAGATCCTGCCGGAGGCGCACGTTGCCGGGGACGATGCCGAGTTCACGATGCTGGAGATGGGCCGCATCGTGCCGGTGTATGAGTCGCTGGGCGGCAAGACGCCGTGGGGAGCGAAGCTGACGTCACGCTGGCTGCGACGAGTGGTGTGGGGAGTCTTCAAAGACCTTGCCGAGTCGAACCTGCAAGCCGAAGAGACGTTGCCTCGCGCGTTGCTTGCGCGGCTGAAGTTTCCCTCGCGCATGGAGGCATTGCGCGCGCTGCACTTCCCTCCTGCGGGGACGGACCTCGCCGAGTTGCAGGGAGCGCGAACACCTGCGCATCGCCGGTTGATCTTCGAGGAGTTCTGGTATCTGGAGCTTGGGCTGGAGTTGAAGCGGCGGCGGATGCGTTCGCGCGAAGGCACAGCGTTTGTGACCGATGAAAAAGTTCGCGAGGCGCTGAAGCAGGTGCTCCCGTTCAAGCCGACCGGAGCGCAGAAGCGCGTGCTTGGCGAGATTGCCAGCGACATGCGTTCGCCCACGCCGATGCGGCGATTGCTGCAGGGAGATGTGGGCTCGGGCAAGACGATCGTCGCGCTGGAAGCGGCGCTGGTCGCGATTGAAAACGGCTATCAGGTGGCGATGATGGCGCCGACAGAGATTCTTGCAACGCAACATTACCTTGCAGCGCGCAAGCTGCTTGCAGAGGCTCGTTCGCCGAGCACGGGCAAGCCCTACAACGTCACGCTGCTGACCGGCTCGCTTGATCTTCGGGGCAAGAAAGACGCGCGCGGCCGTATCTTTCGCGGAGAGACCGACCTCGCGATTGGCACGCACGCGCTGGTGGAAGAGAAGGTCGACTTCGCCAACCTCGGCCTCGTGATCGTGGATGAGCAGCATCGCTTCGGCGTACAGCAGCGCTTCAACCTGATGCGAAAGCCGGGAGCCGATGGCAAAGCCAGCGAGCCGGATGTGCTGGTGATGACCGCTACGCCGATTCCCCGAACGCTGGCGCTGACCATGTACGGCGATCTTGAAGTCAGCGTGCTGGATGAGCTGCCGCCCGGACGCACACCGATTACGACGCGAAGGCTAAGCGGCAAACGCGCAGGTGAAGCGTGGGAGTTTGTGCGCAAGCAGGTGGAGCAGGGACGACAGGCGTACATCGTCTATCCCGTGATCGAGGGCGAGCGCGACGATCAGGCAGAGTTGGATTTTGCAGCCGACTCGTTGGCACAGCAGGATGCGGAAGAAGCATCAAAACCCGCAAAGAAGCCACGTGCCTCCAAGAAGCAAGCGAGCCTGAAGAGTGTCCCGAGCAAGGCGGCCAAGCGTGCGCCGAACAAGACCAAGCTGCGTTCTGCGACAGAAGCCTATGACGAGCTCAGTGCAGGGCCGCTGCAGGGGATGAAGCTGGGGCTGCTGCATGGCCGCATGTCCGCCGACGACAAAGAGGTGACGATGGCGCGCTTCAAACGCGGCGAGCTGGATGTACTGGTTTCGACCACGGTGATTGAAGTGGGCGTGGATGTGCCGAACGCTACGGTGATGGTGATTGAACATGCCGAACGCTTTGGCCTGGCGCAGCTTCATCAGCTACGCGGCCGCGTTGGCCGTGGAGCGGCGAAGAGCTTCTGCGTGCTGATGACCGGAGAGAAGATTACGCCGGAAGCGGAGCAGCGGCTCGACGCGATGGTGCGTACGCAGAACGGATTTGAGCTGGCGGAGTTCGATCTTGCGCAGCGTGGTCCGGGCGAGTTCTTCGGGACTCGGCAGGCAGGGCTGCCGGAGTTTCGCGTGGGGGACCTGGTACGCGATCGCGAGTTGCTGGAGTTCGCCAAGAGCGAGGCGGCACGCTTTGTGGAGCATCCTGATGCGGCGATGAGCAAGGAAGAACGCGAGGCGGTGTGGACGCGTTTGAAGCAGCAGTGGCAAAGGCGTTATGGGCTGGTGGAGGCGTAA
- a CDS encoding metallophosphoesterase — translation MKDGKSADTESRFHFAVLSDTHIIDKFYKPGSENGVEDNESILKANDRLVIARDTLNKIRFSDGSRIEQYYLPGDVFHNYPSADYDFYFQNETRLDIAKKLLSGFEAPVRLGWGNHDYDVPRVSREMSHKLFEAKFQTAPYWSQDYRGFRFLMLNNFLGATWDKNSPNFHKDVGSLGEEQLQWLEAQLAERKPTVVFIHYPLCAVAPVEVKDFGLHPLLRRYQNSIQMVIAGHWHKWIDFAHTYGPQHTIIASTRYNERAYMVFQADPREGTIRWLDEPRVDWSTHYAEPYPLG, via the coding sequence ATGAAAGATGGGAAATCCGCAGACACTGAAAGCCGCTTTCACTTCGCTGTACTTTCAGACACCCACATCATCGACAAGTTCTACAAGCCCGGCTCAGAGAACGGCGTCGAAGACAACGAGAGCATTCTGAAGGCGAACGATCGCCTCGTCATCGCTCGCGATACGCTCAACAAGATCCGCTTCTCCGACGGCAGCCGCATCGAGCAGTACTACCTGCCCGGCGACGTCTTCCATAACTATCCTTCCGCGGACTACGACTTCTACTTCCAGAACGAAACCCGCTTGGACATCGCGAAGAAGCTGCTCTCCGGCTTCGAAGCTCCCGTGCGTCTCGGCTGGGGTAACCACGATTACGACGTGCCGCGTGTCTCGCGCGAGATGTCGCACAAGCTGTTTGAAGCCAAGTTTCAAACAGCGCCCTACTGGTCGCAGGACTACCGCGGCTTCCGCTTTCTCATGCTCAACAACTTCCTCGGCGCAACGTGGGACAAGAACTCTCCAAACTTCCACAAGGACGTCGGCTCGCTTGGCGAAGAGCAGTTGCAGTGGCTCGAAGCGCAGCTTGCCGAACGCAAGCCGACGGTCGTCTTCATCCACTATCCGCTTTGTGCCGTTGCTCCGGTTGAGGTCAAGGACTTCGGCCTGCATCCACTGCTGCGCCGCTACCAGAACTCCATCCAGATGGTCATCGCCGGCCACTGGCACAAGTGGATCGACTTCGCCCACACCTACGGCCCGCAGCACACGATCATCGCGTCCACCCGCTACAACGAGCGCGCGTACATGGTCTTCCAGGCCGACCCGCGTGAAGGCACCATTCGCTGGCTCGACGAGCCGCGCGTCGACTGGTCCACGCACTACGCTGAGCCCTATCCGCTCGGCTGA
- a CDS encoding TonB-dependent receptor: MLEFCRNPRRNIATLAFLITAGLGSAVAQFDAASVLGTTRDSSGAAVPHSRVVLINVTTGVTREVTTDSAGHFTFVSVPIGQYRLASDAKGFRHTETPVFPLSVSAHQLYDLSMAVGAADTTVEVQGAPTLLETESSSRSQVVATQQVENLPLNGRSYADLALLAPGVRKSTLENGTTSSREGSFNINGQRSAFNNFLLDGLDNNNYGTSNQGFANENIAPSPDAVSEFRVETDNYSAEFGRNPGAVINVSLRSGTNKFHGRVWDYNRNTAFNAAGPFLPTGGNPKFIRNQFGATFGGPLWKDHTFFFADYEGVRQIFNNTQTASVLPTANQRAGMFYLNDDSSDPNNAIPLKNPITGQTYLGQIPLTDITSFAQAVMGALPTNTSAGLANNYSYTPRGVINDDKGDVRIDHTFNQKLTVFGRYSQHAGYIFDPPGIPGRAGGNSNGNTVIRNKNVAAGVTWAFRPNQIFDVRFGWSSNVGQKTPIGYGDTSILTEQGITDGLPAAATRDLNTQAITGFTQLGAQNSNPQFQNPTVYNPKVNYTWIKGRNTLKAGFEFQAVHTQLNDFNPSYGSDTYGGQFASNGNPVNTAVGSNPSLTTQLQQAQNLADFYFGNRSAYAITNYAVVNLRQRYNFMYLQDDVKLLPNLTVNAGLRYEIVTPQWEADNKLANFDPTSVSLVQASNGSIARRAQVNTNYLNIAPRFGFSYQARPNTTVRGGYGIVYTEWNRAGGENNLTYNGPNVVNASITQTPTQGLCTTDTQLQSNCFRQTQQGYSNVLTSAANFNPLIATSRYIPKSSPKGYVQEYFFGVQQQAGKWLFDLNYVGNKGTHLQTLADYNQATNCTAGTSCASYANRRPITTFGQIEIAYNIGVSNYNAMQFRVERRTNKGLYFLNSFTWSRAFDIAGGHLETGVGDTSRVDYTNPNASYGPSSYDQPLNDTFSVVYDLPFGHGRPWGDGAGRLMQTALGGWQVTLINSMTSGQTENIIYSLSSSSGLYTSSFINYRVNRVAGQQLFASKSNRVKSNTQVTGVFNNAAFATPTTYGMGNMSRNALRSDAYYNADLGLHKQFPLWNESSKFDFRAEAFNVLNKVNYSAPATTFGSSTFGAITSAFPARQLQLAAKIIF, translated from the coding sequence ATGCTCGAATTTTGCCGAAACCCGCGTCGCAATATCGCTACGCTGGCTTTCCTGATTACTGCTGGTCTTGGCTCTGCTGTCGCACAATTTGACGCCGCTTCGGTACTTGGAACGACGCGCGATTCTTCTGGTGCTGCAGTGCCGCACAGCCGCGTAGTCCTCATAAACGTCACTACTGGCGTCACGCGCGAGGTCACCACGGACAGCGCTGGCCACTTCACCTTTGTCAGCGTGCCCATCGGGCAGTACCGCCTGGCAAGTGATGCGAAGGGCTTCCGGCACACGGAAACCCCGGTATTCCCGCTGAGCGTCAGCGCTCACCAGCTGTATGACCTCTCCATGGCCGTCGGCGCAGCCGATACCACGGTCGAAGTTCAGGGTGCCCCCACTCTGCTTGAGACGGAGAGCAGTTCGCGCAGCCAGGTCGTTGCGACCCAGCAGGTGGAGAACCTTCCGCTCAACGGCCGCTCCTACGCCGATCTGGCGTTGCTGGCCCCCGGCGTTCGCAAGTCGACGCTGGAAAACGGCACGACCTCCAGCCGCGAAGGCAGCTTCAACATCAACGGCCAGCGTTCGGCGTTCAACAACTTCCTACTCGACGGCCTGGACAACAATAACTACGGCACGTCCAACCAGGGCTTTGCGAACGAAAACATCGCTCCCTCGCCGGACGCCGTCAGCGAGTTCCGCGTCGAGACCGACAACTACTCTGCGGAGTTCGGTCGCAACCCCGGTGCTGTCATCAACGTGTCACTCCGCAGCGGTACCAACAAGTTCCACGGCCGCGTCTGGGACTACAACCGCAACACTGCCTTCAACGCAGCCGGGCCGTTCCTGCCAACTGGTGGCAATCCTAAGTTCATACGCAACCAGTTTGGTGCGACCTTCGGCGGCCCCCTCTGGAAGGACCACACCTTCTTCTTTGCAGACTATGAAGGTGTTCGCCAGATCTTCAACAACACGCAGACGGCATCGGTACTGCCTACCGCAAACCAGCGCGCCGGCATGTTCTATCTGAACGACGACTCGTCCGATCCCAACAACGCGATCCCGCTCAAGAACCCGATCACAGGCCAGACCTATCTGGGACAGATTCCTCTCACGGACATCACGTCCTTTGCCCAGGCTGTCATGGGCGCACTTCCCACCAACACTTCGGCTGGTCTGGCGAACAACTACTCGTACACCCCGCGTGGCGTCATCAATGACGACAAGGGCGATGTACGCATCGACCACACCTTCAACCAGAAGCTTACGGTCTTCGGTCGTTACAGCCAGCACGCTGGCTACATCTTCGATCCTCCGGGCATCCCGGGCCGCGCTGGTGGAAACTCCAACGGCAACACGGTGATCCGCAACAAGAATGTGGCTGCGGGCGTAACCTGGGCCTTTCGTCCCAACCAGATCTTCGACGTCCGCTTTGGCTGGTCCTCGAACGTCGGTCAGAAGACGCCCATCGGTTATGGTGACACGTCGATCCTGACGGAGCAGGGCATCACCGATGGCCTTCCGGCAGCCGCCACTCGCGATCTCAACACGCAGGCCATCACTGGCTTTACTCAGCTTGGTGCGCAGAACTCCAACCCACAGTTCCAGAACCCGACGGTCTACAACCCGAAGGTGAACTACACCTGGATCAAGGGTCGCAATACCTTGAAGGCTGGCTTTGAGTTCCAGGCTGTGCACACGCAGCTGAACGATTTCAACCCGAGCTATGGCTCTGACACCTACGGTGGTCAGTTTGCGAGCAACGGCAACCCCGTGAACACTGCTGTGGGCAGCAACCCTTCTTTGACCACGCAGCTTCAGCAGGCGCAGAATCTTGCCGACTTCTACTTCGGCAACCGCAGCGCCTATGCCATCACGAACTACGCCGTGGTGAACCTCCGCCAACGCTACAACTTCATGTATCTGCAGGACGACGTGAAGCTGCTGCCCAACCTGACGGTAAACGCTGGTCTTCGTTATGAGATCGTGACCCCGCAGTGGGAAGCAGACAACAAGCTGGCGAACTTTGATCCCACCAGCGTCTCGCTTGTGCAGGCATCGAATGGCAGCATCGCCCGCCGTGCGCAGGTCAACACTAACTACCTGAACATCGCTCCACGTTTCGGTTTCAGTTATCAGGCGCGCCCAAACACCACGGTCCGCGGCGGTTACGGCATCGTCTATACGGAGTGGAACCGCGCTGGTGGCGAAAACAACCTGACTTACAACGGTCCGAACGTCGTCAACGCCAGCATCACGCAGACACCGACGCAGGGGCTTTGCACCACCGATACGCAGTTGCAGTCCAACTGCTTCCGTCAAACGCAGCAGGGTTACTCGAACGTGCTGACATCGGCTGCAAACTTCAACCCACTCATCGCCACCTCGCGCTACATCCCGAAGAGCTCTCCTAAGGGTTACGTGCAGGAGTACTTCTTCGGCGTGCAGCAGCAGGCTGGCAAGTGGCTCTTCGACCTCAACTATGTGGGCAACAAAGGAACGCATCTGCAGACCCTGGCCGACTATAACCAGGCAACCAACTGCACGGCAGGAACGAGCTGCGCGTCGTATGCAAACCGTCGCCCGATCACGACCTTCGGTCAGATTGAAATCGCTTACAACATCGGTGTTTCGAACTACAACGCCATGCAGTTCCGCGTGGAGCGTCGCACGAACAAGGGTCTCTACTTCCTGAACTCCTTCACCTGGAGCCGCGCGTTCGATATCGCGGGCGGTCACCTGGAAACAGGCGTCGGCGACACCTCGCGTGTCGACTACACCAACCCAAACGCCAGCTATGGCCCGTCTTCGTACGATCAGCCGCTAAACGACACCTTCTCGGTTGTCTATGACCTTCCCTTCGGTCACGGACGCCCGTGGGGTGATGGCGCCGGCCGTCTGATGCAGACCGCGCTGGGTGGCTGGCAGGTTACGCTCATCAACTCCATGACCAGCGGTCAGACCGAGAACATCATCTACTCGCTCTCCTCGTCTTCCGGTCTCTACACCTCCAGCTTCATCAACTACCGCGTGAACCGTGTTGCCGGGCAGCAGCTCTTCGCTTCCAAGTCCAACCGGGTGAAGTCCAACACGCAGGTTACGGGCGTCTTCAACAACGCAGCCTTTGCCACACCGACAACCTACGGCATGGGCAACATGAGCCGCAACGCTCTGCGTTCGGACGCTTACTACAACGCCGACCTCGGCCTGCACAAGCAGTTCCCGCTCTGGAACGAAAGCTCGAAGTTCGACTTCCGTGCCGAGGCCTTCAACGTGCTGAACAAGGTCAACTACTCTGCCCCCGCAACGACGTTCGGAAGCTCGACGTTCGGCGCCATCACCAGCGCATTCCCTGCACGTCAGCTCCAGCTGGCTGCGAAGATCATCTTCTAA
- a CDS encoding peroxiredoxin: MSLRINDIAPNFQAETTQGPIDFHNWIGDGWAVLFSHPKDFTPVCTTELGAMAALEDQFAARGAKVIGLSVDPVESHSKWEKDIEEVSGHAVKYPIIGDPELKVAKLYNMLAAEEGDSCEGRTPADNAPVRTVFVIGPDKKIKLNLTYPMTTGRNFAEILRVLDSIQLTAKHKVATPANWQQGDDVIITGAVSNEEADKIFPGFKTVKPYLRMTQQPK; encoded by the coding sequence ATGTCACTTCGCATCAACGACATCGCACCCAACTTCCAGGCTGAAACCACGCAGGGCCCGATCGACTTCCACAACTGGATTGGCGACGGCTGGGCTGTTCTGTTCTCGCACCCCAAGGACTTCACCCCGGTGTGCACCACGGAACTTGGCGCGATGGCTGCCCTCGAAGACCAGTTCGCTGCCCGCGGCGCGAAGGTCATCGGCCTCTCGGTTGACCCCGTCGAGTCGCACAGCAAGTGGGAGAAGGATATCGAGGAAGTCAGCGGCCACGCCGTGAAGTACCCGATCATCGGCGACCCCGAACTAAAGGTAGCGAAGCTCTACAACATGCTCGCTGCGGAAGAAGGCGATAGCTGCGAAGGACGCACCCCGGCTGACAACGCTCCCGTCCGCACGGTCTTCGTCATCGGACCGGACAAGAAGATCAAGCTGAACCTGACCTACCCGATGACCACCGGCCGCAACTTTGCCGAGATCCTCCGCGTTCTGGACTCCATCCAGCTCACCGCGAAGCACAAGGTTGCCACCCCGGCCAACTGGCAGCAGGGCGACGACGTCATCATCACGGGCGCTGTCTCCAACGAAGAAGCCGACAAGATCTTCCCCGGCTTCAAGACGGTAAAGCCTTACCTGCGTATGACGCAGCAGCCTAAGTAA
- a CDS encoding PhzF family phenazine biosynthesis protein yields MIHEPSSTSANTSESSRAYEYTVFDVFAEHALEGNPLAVFHDARGLSDDEMQALARETRLSETTFVLPSEEDGARGSVRVRIFTTEEELPFAGHPTLGTATWLHQHHPELRGRNEITLDLNVGPIPVCFLERPGAGAFASMRQNDPAFGATFGHEEVAEVIGLHAAKLDTRFAPQSVSTGNTFCIVLLRDLATLERLSIPQREAEAWLRERGMRWFYVMAPTDAPLNFRCRMQFNGGEDPATGSAAGPAIAWLVANRLVPAGAECVLDQGVEIRRPSRLYARASQDGNRVHEIDISGRTIPVAMGRYFLP; encoded by the coding sequence ATGATCCACGAGCCATCTTCCACGTCTGCAAACACTTCCGAGAGTTCACGAGCCTACGAGTACACCGTCTTCGACGTCTTCGCCGAGCACGCGCTGGAGGGCAATCCCCTTGCCGTCTTCCATGATGCCCGCGGCTTGAGCGATGACGAGATGCAGGCGCTCGCGCGTGAGACGAGGCTCTCCGAGACCACGTTCGTGCTGCCGTCAGAGGAAGACGGCGCGCGGGGTAGCGTGCGCGTTCGAATCTTTACGACAGAAGAAGAGCTCCCCTTCGCCGGGCATCCGACGCTCGGCACGGCAACGTGGCTGCACCAACACCACCCAGAGTTGCGCGGACGAAACGAGATCACGCTCGATCTGAACGTGGGTCCGATCCCCGTGTGTTTTCTGGAACGGCCGGGCGCGGGGGCGTTTGCCAGTATGCGGCAGAATGATCCTGCCTTTGGCGCAACGTTCGGGCACGAAGAGGTGGCCGAGGTGATCGGGTTGCACGCTGCGAAGCTGGATACGCGGTTTGCGCCGCAAAGCGTTTCGACAGGGAATACGTTTTGCATCGTTCTGCTGCGCGACCTGGCAACGCTGGAGCGACTGAGCATTCCCCAGCGGGAAGCAGAGGCGTGGCTGCGGGAGCGCGGGATGCGGTGGTTCTATGTGATGGCACCAACGGACGCTCCTTTGAACTTCCGCTGCCGGATGCAGTTCAATGGAGGCGAAGACCCGGCCACGGGTTCTGCCGCCGGGCCCGCGATTGCGTGGCTGGTCGCCAATCGACTGGTTCCCGCAGGCGCAGAGTGCGTGCTGGATCAGGGAGTGGAGATCCGTCGGCCCTCACGTCTTTATGCCCGAGCTTCGCAAGACGGAAATCGTGTTCACGAAATCGACATCTCGGGTCGCACCATTCCTGTGGCAATGGGACGCTATTTCCTGCCCTGA
- a CDS encoding response regulator, whose translation MRPRKSILCVEDNEQLLGVRKFLLETRGYRVIPVTTAAEALEYLKDAPQGSLDLLLSDLILPQMDGNELIRRAKEMHPMLPALLISGTVTSFDRATAADAFLPKGASTPAELLDRIRILVARKRGPKKQPASVTPMAAAAMAMEPLPLAQAS comes from the coding sequence ATGCGCCCTCGGAAATCAATTCTTTGCGTGGAAGACAACGAACAGCTGCTCGGAGTACGGAAGTTCCTGCTCGAAACCCGTGGATACCGCGTGATTCCCGTCACGACGGCGGCTGAGGCGCTGGAGTACCTGAAGGACGCTCCGCAGGGTTCGCTCGACCTGCTGCTCTCCGACCTGATCCTGCCGCAGATGGACGGCAACGAACTGATTCGCCGCGCCAAGGAGATGCACCCGATGCTTCCGGCGCTGCTGATCTCCGGCACGGTGACGAGCTTTGACCGCGCGACTGCGGCTGACGCTTTCCTGCCCAAGGGCGCAAGCACACCGGCAGAGCTGTTAGACCGTATCCGTATCCTCGTGGCGCGCAAGCGCGGCCCGAAGAAGCAGCCCGCCAGCGTGACGCCGATGGCTGCGGCAGCGATGGCGATGGAGCCGCTTCCGCTCGCTCAGGCCAGCTAA
- a CDS encoding GH1 family beta-glucosidase: MKISRRTLGRLLGVSAAAAVASPAVVAEGLLPMRHEGHERSFPQGFLWGSATASYQVEGAVKEDGRGVSIWDTFSHTPGKTHNGDTGDIADDFYHRYPQDIEMMKELGLKTCRFSIAWPRIFPNGTGQPNQKGIDFYRRLSDKLRAAGIEPYCTLYHWDLPQVLQDKGGWQNRDTAKAFADYAGYTAGKLSDTISHWMTVNEMSTFIGVGYRDGRHAPGLKLGPKDLAQAQHHAVLGHGLAVRAIRAAAKNAIVGLAENVSANVPVIETPEHIEAAKKAFREGNAPYMTVIQEGRYTERYLRKLGANAPTFTAEDLAIISSPLDFVGVNVYTAGYVRADNSEDGYAHTSWPNGFPAMQSPWLRVVPESLYWVPKLMHEVWNVKTLYITENGASAADVMQADGQVYDIDRVMYLRNYWTQLQRATAEGVPVKGYFLWSLLDNYEWADGYEKRFGIVYVDFKTQTRTPKLSAKLYSELIRRNALV; encoded by the coding sequence ATGAAGATTTCGCGACGTACGTTAGGGCGGCTGCTGGGCGTTTCCGCAGCGGCTGCGGTGGCCTCCCCGGCCGTAGTGGCAGAGGGCCTGCTTCCCATGAGGCACGAAGGTCACGAACGCTCCTTCCCGCAGGGCTTTCTCTGGGGTTCGGCAACGGCGTCGTACCAGGTGGAAGGTGCGGTGAAAGAGGATGGCCGCGGCGTCAGCATCTGGGACACCTTCTCGCACACTCCCGGCAAGACGCACAACGGTGACACCGGCGACATCGCCGACGACTTCTACCATCGCTACCCGCAAGACATCGAGATGATGAAAGAGCTCGGCCTCAAGACCTGCCGGTTCTCCATCGCCTGGCCGCGCATCTTCCCCAACGGCACCGGCCAGCCCAATCAGAAGGGCATCGACTTCTACCGCCGCCTCTCCGACAAGCTCCGCGCGGCGGGCATTGAGCCTTACTGCACGCTCTACCACTGGGATCTCCCGCAGGTTCTGCAGGACAAAGGCGGCTGGCAAAACCGTGACACAGCCAAAGCTTTCGCCGACTACGCGGGATACACCGCCGGCAAGCTCTCCGACACCATCTCCCACTGGATGACGGTGAACGAGATGAGCACCTTCATCGGCGTCGGCTATCGCGACGGCCGCCACGCTCCGGGTCTCAAGCTTGGCCCGAAAGACCTCGCCCAGGCGCAGCACCACGCGGTGCTCGGCCACGGACTCGCCGTGCGAGCCATTCGCGCCGCTGCAAAGAATGCCATCGTCGGTCTCGCGGAAAACGTCTCCGCCAACGTTCCGGTCATCGAAACGCCCGAACACATTGAGGCGGCAAAGAAGGCCTTCCGCGAAGGTAATGCACCGTACATGACCGTCATCCAGGAGGGCCGTTACACCGAGCGATACCTCCGCAAGCTCGGCGCCAACGCTCCCACCTTTACCGCAGAAGACCTCGCCATCATCTCCTCGCCGTTGGACTTCGTCGGCGTCAACGTCTACACCGCGGGCTACGTTCGTGCGGACAACTCGGAAGATGGCTACGCCCATACCTCCTGGCCGAACGGCTTCCCCGCCATGCAGAGCCCCTGGCTCCGCGTCGTGCCGGAGTCGCTCTACTGGGTCCCGAAGTTGATGCATGAAGTCTGGAACGTGAAGACGCTCTACATCACGGAGAACGGCGCTTCCGCTGCCGACGTTATGCAGGCCGATGGTCAGGTCTACGACATCGACCGCGTCATGTACCTGCGCAACTACTGGACGCAGCTCCAACGCGCCACCGCCGAAGGCGTCCCGGTCAAGGGCTACTTCCTCTGGAGTCTCCTCGACAACTACGAGTGGGCCGACGGTTACGAGAAGCGCTTCGGCATCGTCTACGTCGACTTCAAGACGCAGACGCGCACGCCGAAACTCAGCGCCAAGCTCTATAGCGAGTTGATTCGCCGCAACGCCCTCGTCTAA